In one window of Agromyces badenianii DNA:
- a CDS encoding spermidine synthase: METPPTLETAEYRAELQPDRGSNGGFSLVIDDVTQSHVNPDDPLDLQLPYVRRIAAALSALPVGEPAVLHLGAGGLTLPRYVHALHPRSRQRVVELHPELLEFVTRHLPLPEGAPIELAIGDARAEVQRLRADDDANWDLVLVDIFAGGIVPRHVTTLEFFEELVSLLSPGGVLIVNCLNGAEPRVTSDTLAAVLDVLPQTLAIASEAVLMGVAPGNTIIVASRHPLDAAAVARRLAADPVSVATGAAVVDGQALEMFAGEVRRDALP; the protein is encoded by the coding sequence ATGGAGACTCCGCCGACCCTCGAGACCGCTGAATACCGGGCCGAGCTCCAGCCCGATCGCGGCTCGAACGGCGGCTTCTCGCTCGTGATCGACGACGTGACCCAGTCCCACGTCAATCCCGACGATCCCCTCGACCTGCAACTGCCCTACGTGCGCCGCATCGCGGCGGCCCTCTCGGCCCTGCCCGTTGGGGAGCCCGCGGTGCTGCACCTCGGTGCCGGCGGGCTGACGCTCCCCCGCTACGTGCACGCACTGCATCCGCGCAGCCGGCAACGCGTCGTCGAGCTGCATCCTGAGCTGCTCGAGTTCGTCACCCGGCATCTGCCACTCCCCGAGGGTGCACCCATCGAGCTCGCGATCGGCGACGCCAGGGCCGAGGTGCAGCGGCTCCGCGCCGACGACGACGCGAACTGGGACCTCGTGCTCGTCGACATCTTCGCTGGCGGCATCGTGCCCCGGCACGTCACGACGTTGGAGTTCTTCGAAGAACTCGTCTCCCTGCTCTCGCCGGGCGGTGTGCTCATCGTCAATTGCCTGAACGGCGCCGAGCCGCGGGTCACGAGCGACACGCTCGCGGCTGTGCTCGACGTGCTGCCGCAGACGCTCGCGATCGCCTCCGAGGCCGTGCTCATGGGCGTGGCACCCGGCAACACGATCATCGTGGCGTCGCGGCATCCGCTCGACGCGGCCGCGGTGGCCCGTCGGCTCGCCGCCGACCCGGTCTCGGTCGCCACCGGAGCCGCGGTCGTCGACGGGCAGGCCCTCGAGATGTTCGCGGGTGAGGTGCGCCGCGACGCGCTGCCCTGA
- the ffh gene encoding signal recognition particle protein, protein MATFGNLSDRLAETFKNLRTKGKLSASDVDGTVREIRRALLDADVSLDVVKQFTAHVRERALSDEVNKALNPAQQVVQIVNDELIAILGGEQRRLQFAKNPPTVIMLAGLQGAGKTTLAGKLAKWLVKDGHTPLLVAADLQRPNAVNQLQVVGGQAGVPVFAPEPGNGIGDPVKVAKDAVKQAERAQHDVVIIDTAGRLGVDAEMMKQASNIRKATNPDEVLFVIDAMIGQDAVTTAKAFQEGVDFTGVVLSKLDGDARGGAALSVASVTGRPIIFASTGEGLDDFEPFHPDRMASRILDLGDILTLIEQAQSAFDEEEALKVAEKFATDQFTLNDFLGQMQQLRGAGSIKKMLGMLPGAGGMKQQLENFDEREIVRTEAIIQSMTPAERENTKLLNGSRRLRIAKGSGMTVTDVNQLVSRFEQAAKMMKTVARGGMPQIPGMGPIPGGGGHGGGKRQSGKGKKSNASRSGNPAKRAAENAAIASGGAPGESSAPAGSGFGLGGGGAKAAPSEEELAALQRMLRR, encoded by the coding sequence ATGGCTACCTTCGGAAACCTGTCTGACCGCCTCGCCGAGACCTTCAAGAATCTCCGCACCAAGGGCAAGCTCTCCGCGTCCGACGTCGACGGCACCGTTCGCGAGATCCGCCGCGCACTGCTCGACGCCGACGTCTCGCTCGACGTCGTCAAGCAGTTCACGGCGCACGTGCGCGAGCGCGCGCTCAGCGACGAGGTCAACAAGGCGCTGAACCCGGCGCAGCAGGTCGTGCAGATCGTCAACGACGAGCTCATCGCGATCCTCGGCGGCGAGCAGCGGCGCCTGCAGTTCGCGAAGAACCCGCCCACCGTCATCATGCTCGCCGGCCTCCAGGGCGCCGGCAAGACCACGCTCGCGGGCAAGCTCGCGAAGTGGCTCGTGAAAGACGGGCACACGCCACTGCTCGTCGCGGCCGACCTCCAGCGCCCGAACGCCGTGAACCAGCTGCAGGTCGTCGGCGGCCAGGCGGGCGTGCCGGTCTTCGCCCCCGAACCCGGCAACGGCATCGGCGACCCCGTGAAGGTCGCGAAAGACGCCGTGAAGCAGGCCGAGCGCGCCCAGCACGACGTCGTCATCATCGACACCGCCGGCCGGCTCGGCGTCGACGCCGAGATGATGAAGCAGGCCTCGAACATCCGCAAGGCCACGAACCCCGACGAGGTGCTCTTCGTCATCGACGCCATGATCGGCCAAGACGCCGTCACGACGGCGAAGGCCTTCCAAGAAGGTGTCGACTTCACCGGCGTCGTGCTCTCCAAGCTCGACGGCGACGCACGCGGCGGCGCCGCGCTCAGCGTCGCCTCCGTCACCGGCCGGCCCATCATCTTCGCCTCGACGGGTGAAGGGCTCGACGACTTCGAGCCGTTCCACCCCGACCGCATGGCGAGCCGCATCCTCGACCTCGGCGACATCCTCACCCTCATCGAGCAGGCGCAATCCGCCTTCGACGAAGAAGAGGCGCTGAAGGTCGCCGAGAAGTTCGCGACCGACCAGTTCACCCTCAACGACTTCCTCGGCCAGATGCAGCAGTTGCGCGGCGCCGGGTCGATCAAGAAGATGCTCGGCATGCTGCCGGGCGCCGGCGGCATGAAGCAACAGCTCGAGAACTTCGACGAGCGAGAGATCGTGCGCACCGAGGCGATCATCCAGTCGATGACTCCAGCGGAGCGCGAGAACACCAAGCTGCTGAACGGCTCGCGGCGCCTGCGCATCGCGAAGGGCTCGGGCATGACCGTCACCGACGTGAACCAGCTCGTCTCGCGCTTCGAGCAGGCCGCGAAGATGATGAAGACGGTCGCGCGCGGTGGCATGCCGCAGATCCCCGGCATGGGGCCGATTCCGGGCGGCGGCGGCCACGGCGGCGGCAAGCGTCAGTCGGGCAAGGGCAAGAAGTCGAACGCGTCGCGGTCGGGCAATCCCGCCAAGCGTGCCGCCGAGAACGCGGCGATAGCTTCGGGCGGCGCACCCGGCGAGTCGAGCGCACCGGCCGGTTCGGGCTTCGGGCTCGGCGGCGGCGGCGCGAAGGCGGCACCGAGCGAAGAGGAGCTCGCCGCCCTGCAGCGGATGCTCCGCCGCTAG
- a CDS encoding DUF2004 domain-containing protein, with translation MAIEHDYFGLIGDYWAERKEYGDQDVEVVLDADSDAVSTASLDAAATMVGELELIDDELRGVFVGQLDSGGSVVSQFLVAVLDGDDADAAADAITRDSGDRHIDALRSLSLVRVDLRPDADGDGETFAEFEYGLAPEDLDARLVASIDIGRDLVDLRFDA, from the coding sequence ATGGCGATCGAACACGACTACTTCGGACTCATCGGCGACTACTGGGCCGAGCGCAAGGAGTACGGCGACCAAGACGTCGAGGTCGTGCTCGACGCCGACTCCGACGCGGTCTCCACGGCGTCGCTCGACGCGGCGGCGACCATGGTCGGCGAACTCGAGCTCATCGACGACGAGCTGCGCGGCGTCTTCGTCGGCCAGCTCGACTCAGGCGGCAGCGTCGTCTCGCAATTCCTCGTCGCGGTGCTCGACGGCGACGACGCGGATGCCGCGGCCGACGCGATCACCCGGGATTCAGGCGACCGCCACATCGACGCGCTGCGCTCGCTGAGCCTCGTGCGCGTCGACCTCCGCCCCGACGCCGACGGCGACGGCGAGACCTTCGCGGAGTTCGAATACGGCCTCGCGCCGGAAGACCTCGACGCCCGCCTCGTCGCCTCCATCGACATCGGCCGCGACCTGGTCGACCTCCGCTTCGACGCCTGA
- the ftsY gene encoding signal recognition particle-docking protein FtsY, producing the protein MAERASWSLGAALRGVFGAKTIDDDTWDDLESALIRADFGPAVTEEIVAQIRAQVERFKTTDPKDVQRMLREIVEERLAKYDPTLKLTERPAVVLVVGVNGVGKTTTIGKFAKFLRNYDRSVVVGAADTFRAAAVDQLATWAERAGAGIVRPEREGQDPASVAFQTVEQAKRDGTEIVIIDTAGRLHTKGGLMDELGKIRRVVEKQAPISEVLLVLDATTGQNGLAQAEAFIEHGGVTGLVLTKLDGSAKGGFVLAVQEKTGLPIKLIGQGEGIGDLTGFTPHVFAQKLVG; encoded by the coding sequence ATGGCAGAACGTGCATCGTGGTCCCTCGGCGCGGCCCTTCGCGGGGTCTTCGGTGCGAAGACGATCGACGACGACACCTGGGACGACCTCGAGTCGGCGCTGATCCGAGCCGATTTCGGCCCGGCCGTCACCGAGGAGATCGTGGCGCAGATCAGGGCGCAGGTCGAGCGGTTCAAGACGACGGACCCCAAAGACGTGCAGCGGATGCTCCGCGAGATCGTCGAGGAGCGGCTCGCGAAGTACGACCCGACGTTGAAGCTCACCGAGCGGCCGGCCGTCGTGCTCGTCGTCGGCGTCAACGGAGTGGGCAAGACCACGACGATCGGCAAGTTCGCGAAGTTCCTGCGCAACTACGACCGCAGCGTCGTCGTCGGAGCGGCCGACACCTTCCGTGCGGCCGCCGTCGACCAGCTCGCGACGTGGGCCGAGCGCGCCGGGGCCGGCATCGTGCGCCCCGAGCGCGAAGGGCAAGACCCCGCATCCGTCGCCTTCCAGACCGTCGAGCAGGCCAAGCGCGACGGCACCGAGATCGTCATCATCGACACCGCGGGCCGGCTGCACACCAAGGGCGGGCTCATGGACGAGCTCGGCAAGATCAGGCGCGTCGTCGAGAAGCAGGCGCCGATCAGCGAGGTGCTGCTCGTGCTCGACGCGACGACCGGCCAGAACGGACTCGCCCAGGCCGAGGCGTTCATCGAGCACGGCGGCGTCACCGGCCTCGTGCTGACCAAGCTCGACGGCAGCGCGAAGGGCGGGTTCGTGCTCGCGGTGCAGGAGAAGACCGGCCTGCCGATCAAGCTCATCGGCCAGGGCGAGGGCATCGGCGACCTCACGGGATTCACGCCGCACGTCTTCGCGCAGAAGCTCGTCGGCTGA
- a CDS encoding TIGR03885 family FMN-dependent LLM class oxidoreductase, with product MTIVGFHASHEQLPPSRLLDAVKHAEQAGFDAALCSDHLEPWSVRQGHSGYAWSWLAAALEATRFSLGVVTAPGQRYHPAIAAQKIATLAEMYPHRFWAAIGSGEAINEHVTGDPWPEKAERDARLAETVDVMRRLLAGEQVSADGRIRVDRARIWSLPESPAPLFAAAVSVETAREVAAWADGVITVDQPREELQEFIGGYRDAGGRGPVAVQVHLSWAPTDDEALAIAHDQWRQSLVPAHLSWELDTPEAFDERTADVSAEQVARTLQVSSDLSRHLDHLTGLAELGVDRIYLHHVGTEQAGFIDAFGEHVLPALKEAGR from the coding sequence ATGACGATCGTGGGATTCCACGCCTCGCACGAACAACTCCCGCCGAGCCGCCTCCTCGACGCGGTCAAGCACGCAGAGCAGGCCGGTTTCGATGCCGCGTTGTGCAGCGACCACCTCGAACCCTGGAGCGTCCGCCAAGGACACTCCGGGTACGCGTGGAGCTGGCTCGCCGCCGCACTCGAGGCGACGAGATTCTCGCTCGGCGTCGTCACGGCTCCCGGGCAGCGATATCACCCGGCGATCGCCGCGCAGAAGATCGCGACGCTCGCCGAGATGTACCCGCATCGGTTCTGGGCGGCGATCGGCAGCGGTGAGGCGATCAACGAGCACGTCACCGGCGACCCCTGGCCCGAGAAGGCCGAGCGCGACGCGCGGCTCGCCGAGACCGTCGACGTCATGCGGCGGCTGCTCGCGGGCGAGCAGGTCTCGGCCGACGGCCGCATCAGGGTCGATCGAGCCCGCATCTGGAGCCTGCCCGAGTCGCCGGCCCCGCTGTTCGCGGCCGCGGTGAGCGTCGAGACGGCCCGCGAGGTCGCCGCGTGGGCCGACGGTGTCATCACGGTCGACCAGCCGCGGGAGGAGCTCCAAGAGTTCATCGGCGGGTATCGCGATGCCGGCGGGCGCGGCCCGGTCGCCGTGCAGGTGCACCTCAGTTGGGCGCCGACCGACGATGAGGCGCTCGCCATCGCGCACGACCAGTGGCGCCAGAGCCTCGTTCCCGCGCACCTCTCGTGGGAGCTCGACACCCCCGAGGCGTTCGACGAGCGCACTGCGGATGTCTCGGCCGAGCAGGTCGCCCGGACCCTGCAGGTCTCCTCCGACCTGAGCCGGCACCTCGATCACCTGACCGGGCTCGCCGAACTCGGCGTCGACCGCATCTACCTCCATCACGTGGGCACCGAACAGGCCGGATTCATCGACGCCTTCGGCGAGCACGTGCTTCCCGCCCTCAAGGAGGCCGGCCGATGA
- a CDS encoding alpha-amylase family protein, whose amino-acid sequence MKITDRSDLWWKTAVVYCLDVETYMDWNDDGFGDFEGLAHRLDHLAELGVTCIWLMPFQPTPDRDDGYDITDFTGVDPRLGALGDVAEFTRTARDRGMRVIIDFVMNHTSDRHPWFAAARRSRTSPYRDYYVWRDEPPAKQAKTVFPGEEDSVWELDERSGQYYLHSFYRHQPDLNIANPAVRDEIAKTIGYWLELGISGFRVDAVPFLIEPPEGVDIGDPHEFLRDIRRFLQRRSSDAVLLGEVNLPYDQQLEYFGRTGAAPELTMQFDFLGMQALYLSLAREDARPFAASLAQRPQLEPEAQWANFVRNHDELTLDKLSEAERHEVFEAFAPEEWMRVYDRGIARRLPTMLDGDPRRIRMVYSLLFSLPGTPVLFYGEEIGMGENRNGGGRMTVRTPMQWTDGPNGGFSRAAPRRLTAAPPADGYAPEHVNVEAQMHDPDSLLNHIRSFAVRYRSSPEIGWGRHEVLPSGQHAVLAHRITADVGRFVAVHNFAPTPTVVALELGPVAPDTVLSDLFAVDTFALDERGRIDVHLDAYGYRWFRIVEPDDRRLT is encoded by the coding sequence ATGAAGATCACCGATCGCAGCGACCTGTGGTGGAAGACCGCCGTCGTCTACTGCCTCGACGTCGAGACCTACATGGACTGGAACGACGACGGCTTCGGCGACTTCGAGGGCCTCGCGCACCGGCTCGACCACCTGGCGGAACTCGGCGTGACGTGCATCTGGCTCATGCCCTTCCAGCCGACCCCCGATCGCGACGACGGGTACGACATCACCGACTTCACCGGAGTCGACCCGCGTCTCGGCGCCCTCGGCGACGTGGCCGAGTTCACGCGCACCGCCCGCGACCGGGGCATGCGGGTGATCATCGACTTCGTCATGAACCACACCTCCGACCGCCATCCGTGGTTCGCGGCCGCGCGCCGGAGCCGCACATCGCCGTATCGCGACTACTACGTGTGGCGTGACGAGCCGCCGGCGAAGCAGGCGAAGACCGTCTTCCCCGGCGAGGAAGACAGCGTGTGGGAACTCGACGAGCGCAGCGGGCAGTACTACCTGCACAGCTTCTACCGCCACCAGCCCGACCTCAACATCGCCAACCCCGCGGTGCGCGACGAGATCGCGAAGACCATCGGATACTGGCTCGAGCTCGGCATCTCGGGCTTCCGGGTCGACGCGGTGCCGTTCCTGATCGAGCCGCCCGAGGGCGTCGACATCGGCGACCCGCACGAGTTCCTCCGCGACATCCGCCGCTTCCTGCAGCGCCGCTCGAGCGACGCCGTACTGCTCGGCGAGGTGAACCTGCCGTACGACCAGCAGCTCGAGTACTTCGGCCGAACCGGCGCCGCGCCGGAGCTCACGATGCAGTTCGACTTCCTCGGCATGCAGGCGCTCTACCTCTCGCTCGCGAGGGAGGACGCCCGCCCGTTCGCGGCGTCGCTCGCGCAGCGCCCGCAGCTCGAACCCGAGGCCCAGTGGGCGAACTTCGTGCGCAACCACGACGAACTCACCCTCGACAAGCTGAGCGAAGCCGAGCGTCACGAGGTGTTCGAGGCGTTCGCGCCCGAGGAGTGGATGCGCGTCTACGACCGCGGCATCGCACGGCGCCTGCCGACGATGCTCGACGGCGATCCGCGTCGCATCCGCATGGTCTACAGCCTGCTCTTCTCGTTGCCGGGAACCCCTGTGCTCTTCTACGGGGAGGAGATCGGCATGGGTGAGAACCGCAACGGCGGCGGCCGGATGACGGTGCGCACCCCCATGCAGTGGACCGACGGGCCGAACGGCGGCTTCTCCCGCGCCGCGCCGCGCCGGCTCACCGCGGCACCGCCCGCCGACGGGTACGCCCCCGAGCACGTGAACGTCGAGGCGCAGATGCACGACCCCGATTCGCTGCTCAACCACATCCGGAGCTTCGCGGTGCGGTACCGCAGCTCCCCCGAGATCGGCTGGGGCCGCCACGAGGTGCTTCCGAGCGGGCAGCACGCCGTGCTCGCACACCGCATCACGGCGGATGTCGGGCGATTCGTGGCGGTGCACAACTTCGCTCCGACCCCGACGGTCGTTGCGCTCGAGCTCGGACCGGTGGCGCCCGACACAGTGCTCTCCGACCTGTTCGCCGTCGACACCTTCGCCCTCGACGAACGGGGGCGCATCGACGTGCACCTCGACGCCTACGGCTATCGCTGGTTCCGCATCGTCGAACCCGACGACCG